In Cervus elaphus chromosome 7, mCerEla1.1, whole genome shotgun sequence, the following proteins share a genomic window:
- the LOC122696829 gene encoding placental prolactin-related protein 3-like produces MHKSRRAVKLPRFKASQENQAPTLIIVKDVNRSCLLLLLVLSNLLLCQGNVCQSCGPDVFAIPLKFLGKTFSRVSRLSHDMHILSTIMFNELDEKYSQCIPEYINATNDCHTNSIHAPEEREKVQQMNNEDLTKWILILQFLWKGPLYDLVHELYFEKDFSDTILSSARENLNIFFKLETILKRRSSQVIDPVRSKLIENPIFWSGYGSLVSSNEDVRHSAFYKLLKCLSRDSRKVDMYTKILVCRISEEC; encoded by the exons ATGCATAAAAGTAGAAGAGCTGTCAAGTTGCCTAGATTCAAGGCTAGCCAGGAGAATCAGGCCCCCACACTGATAATTGTCAAAGACGTTAACA ggtcctgcctgctcctgctgctggtcCTGTCAAATCTGCTCCTGTGCCAAGGCAACGTATGCCAGTCCTGCGGTCCTGATGTATTTGCCATCCCCCTGAAGTTCCTTGGAAAAACATTTAGCCGTGTCTCCAGGCTGTCCCATGACATGCATATCCTTTCCACAATAATGTTCAATGAGCTT GATGAAAAGTATTCCCAGTGTATACCAGAGTATATCAATGCCACCAACGACTGCCACACCAATTCAATCCATGctccagaagaaagagaaaaagtccAACAGATGAAC AATGAAGACCTTACTAAGTGGATACTCATCCTACAGTTCCTCTGGAAAGGTCCTCTGTATGATCTAGTCCATGAACTGTACTTTGAGAAAGACTTCTCAGATACTATCCTATCAAGTGCCAGagagaatttaaatatatttttcaaacttgAAACAATCTTAAAGAGGCGATCCAGCCAGGTGA TTGATCCAGTCAGATCAAAGTTGATTGAGAATCCCATTTTCTGGTCAGGATATGGATCCCTGGTCTCCAGCAATGAAGATGTACGTCATTCTGCATTTTATAAGCTGTTGAAGTGCCTGAGCAGGGATTCACGTAAAGTTGACATGTACACCAAGATCCTGGTGTGCCGAATCAGCGAAGAGTGCTAA